The proteins below are encoded in one region of Styela clava chromosome 4, kaStyClav1.hap1.2, whole genome shotgun sequence:
- the LOC120326364 gene encoding uncharacterized protein LOC120326364 isoform X3 encodes MSNTEIQELEPKILQVEANMNNSITISKRTIVIALLIALGGIWFIGFGSQQTQLMTELLNKIENLENKMKQKDGYMEHLKGEIGSLKQSGYMDYVRNVGTVVYTLGGLDALYSFGLPAIGVKLIGEAALTIGKSTLQMIGMA; translated from the exons ATGAGCAACACAGAAATTCAGGAATTGGAGCCAAAGATCCTACAG GTTGAAGCAAATATGAACAATAGCATTACGATTTCAAAACGAACAATTGTCATTGCTTTGCTTATTGCTCTCGGTGGAATCTGGTTCATAGGATTTGGTTCCCAACAG ACGCAACTGATGACTGAACTTTTGAACAAAATCGAAAATCTTGAGAATAAAATGAAGCAAAAGGACGGATACATG GAACATCTAAAAGGAGAAATAGGGAGTTTGAAACAATCG gGTTACATGGATTACGTCAGGAATGTAGGTACAGTGGTTTATACGTTGGGTGGTTTGGATGCTTTATACTCCTTCGGTCTTCCCGCAATCGGAGTCAAGTTAATAGGCGAAGCAGCACTTACCATAGGAAAGTCCACTCTCCAAATGATAGGAATGGCGTAA